A segment of the Methanobacterium petrolearium genome:
CCCTTCCATCCACTTTCTGTCCATTTGAGATTAAAGTTTGCCTCAGTTGTGGACAGTATGGTTGTGTGACATCCACATGGACTGCCCGATCATCATAAAATGTGAAGGGCCGACTACGGGTGAAATCCAGAAAATCATCTGGTATCAGGAATTCTCCGGGTTTTAAAGATTCATTAAGAGATCCCACAGCATTGGTTGCCAGGATCCTATCTACTCCTAACATTTTGAGAGCATAAACATTGGCCCGGTAATTTATCATGTGAGGTGGAAGATCATGGCCCTCTTTATGGCGTGGTAAGAACGCAACCTCGTGATCTTCAAGCATAAAAATTGATACAGGTGGAGATTCACCGAAAGGAGTCTTTAAAACCTTTTTTTCCTTTAGATTTCCCCTTTCAACTAGTTTGTAAACTCCGGTGCCACCAATAATTCCCATCATATCTTCATTTCTCCTGGTGATAAGAAATTTTATATTACAATTGATTTGTTAGTCTGATTTGTTTTAAATTTATCTGGATGTTTACCTTAATCTATCCTTTAGCCACTCCCATTGGTACCATTCTTCCAACTAATCTGGAAATACCTGATTTATGTACAGTTTGAACCACCTGATCAACATCCTTATAGGCGCCAGGTGCTTCTTCAGCCACTACTGGCATTGAATTGGCTTTCAAATATATTCCTTTATTTTCAAGGACTTTCAAAACCTCTTCACCATGGTAGGTGCGTTTAGCACCGGCCCTGCTCATCTGGCGACCTGCACCATGGGCAGTTGAACCGAATGTTTCCTCCATTGCAACCTCAGTTCCATGTAAGACATAGGAAGATGTGCCCATTGTTCCTGGGAGCAAGACTGGTTGGCCTACTTTCTGATAAGCTGCAGGTAACTCTTCTCTCCCTGGTCCGAATGCCCTGGTGGCTCCTTTACGGTGAACATAGAGTTGAGTGTCTTTTC
Coding sequences within it:
- the mtnP gene encoding S-methyl-5'-thioadenosine phosphorylase, which gives rise to MMGIIGGTGVYKLVERGNLKEKKVLKTPFGESPPVSIFMLEDHEVAFLPRHKEGHDLPPHMINYRANVYALKMLGVDRILATNAVGSLNESLKPGEFLIPDDFLDFTRSRPFTFYDDRAVHVDVTQPYCPQLRQTLISNGQKVDGRVVESGVYVCTEGPRFETPAEIQMFRKIGGAVVGMTGLPEVVLARELEMCYASICMVSNYAASVSSEKITLDEVFEVAEEKKKELTRLIHNSILNISDNRECPCSHALEGAEIE